CTGGCCCTTCacggtttcttaaattcccggagatccgtaactccgattgtgctgaaatgtttacacaatttttttcaataaattatctttcttgcgccagaagaagggctccaaccaacgttcgaggagggcacaagacaccagggcgcgcctggggcctatggcgcgccctggtgggttgtgggctctgtgggcccccgtttgcgttgattccacctTCAAAAATTACATAAATTCGAAaataattctctgtaaatttttatcACTCTTGGACTTTGTTTGAAACGGATTTTCTGTGATACAAAAAAATGcaaacaaacaggaactagcactgggcactagatcaataggttagtcgcataaatcgtataaaaagttgccaaaagtatgtgaaagttgtataatattgacatgaaacaatcaaaatctATAGAtaagacggagacgtatcaataatccAAACCTCCATACTCCAAAGTACTGACAAGCTCGAAAGGGCCTTCCTATGGTCTGGCTCAGATAAGACTACCGGAGCAAAATGCAAGGTCAACTCGGTCATTGTCAGCCGGCCGCTCGCCTATGGTGGGCTGGGGGTCCTCAACACCGACAAGTTTTCCTGGGCCTTGCCCTTGCGGTGGCCATGGTACAAGTTGAAGGAACCCACAAAGTTGTGGCTCGGGCATGGCAACCTGTGGGATGGCGATGACCTCAATCCTTTCTATGCTTGCACCACCATCACGGTCGAGAACGGTGCAAATACGCCATTTTGGACCTCTCCTTGGCTACTCGGACGCAAGCCCAAAGACATTTCTCAACTCATCCACGAGGCAACCAGGCGGAAGCATTGGAAAGTGCGGGAGGTCCTGAAGGAGAACGCATGGATCCTCAATATCATACCGTCCACTTTGGTCACCGCCAAGCATTTTGCTCAATTCTTCAACCTTTGATGCTCCTGCATGAGATGCATCTCGATGAGCTTGCTGAGGATGACATCCTTTGGAAGCACACAAACTCGGGTCTTTACTCCGTGGCCTATACCTATAAGACGCGGTTTCTGGGGCTGGTGATCTCCCCTGTGGACCAAATTCTTTGGAAGGTTTGGGCTCCTCCGAAGGTCAAGGTTTGGGCTCTTCTGAAGGTCAAGTTCTTCGCTTGGGTCGCACTTCAGGATGGGATTTGGACGGCCGGTAGACTGGAGAGGTGGGGTTGGACGAATTGCGGTCCTTGCCCCCTATGCAGGGGTGTGCAGGAATGTGGTGTTCATCTTTTCTTTCGGTGTCGCTTCACTCTCACGCTGTCAAGACTGGTCACCATAAATTTCACATCCAAGACATGGACACATCATCATGGCACTTGCTCGACTCCGTGGAGGCGTGATGGGCCAGCACGAGCGCGAGGGGCACCGCTGACCGAAAAGCTAAGACCTCGATCACTATGCTTGTGTCGTGGGTCATTTGGAACGAGCGAAATGCACGAGTGTTTCGTCACAAGAGCGCGCCTCCGCAAATCTTGTTCAACTTAATCATCGACGAAACAAAACTTTGGATCATCGTCAGGGCAAAGAAGCTACGGTCTTTTCTATTACGATAATAATTGGCATGCCCTAACATGTATGTGTTGTAACAAACTCTTTTCTATGTTATTTAATACATGAGGCAAACCTTTTTTTCTTCGGTCAAAAAAAATGATGTGGTGACGAACGAAACAATCACAACAACTCGAGGCACGACATCCAGCCGACCATGCACGCACGAGGTAAGGTGTATTTTTCAGCGATGCATGAGTTCAAAGTGTCTAACGGGACCTATGGGAAAGGCAAATTGAAGCGATGCAATATCACCAAGCCTCACCCCGTAGTTTATCCACTTTCTTATGGGTTATATTTGGCGGGCAAAAgctaacctgaataattgttgttTACGTCACATATTGATATTTTTATTAATTAGCAGAAAGAAGAGATATTGTCCTCGTCCATTTTGGAAGAATCTCTTGATTTACAATTTGGCATTGAGGCGGAAGAGCATAGCATTCACTTAAGTAGCCTAGCATTGATTCTACATCTTATCAGCTGATTAAGTCGTTGACAACACTCTGATCCTAGCTAGTCTAGACACCATgcagatgcatgcatgcatgcatgaacatCAGAACATGCATGGTTGTCGCCTGTCGGTACAAGAGCACTAGGTAGCTCTAGGTAGGGGCAAAGTGAAAAAGCAGCTAGGAGTAATTAACACAATTCTCTGTCGCGAGCAGCATTCTCCTCAGGTGGCTGGAAAGCTATCTAAACCAATGGTCATTGGCGGTACGTGCTCCCTGCATTTTTCGGAAAATAATATAACTTGATGGGATGAGAGAcagagaaagaaagagagagagagagagagatgtgtgCTGATGCAGCCGCATCCGTGACTCGGATCCACCCATTGCTACAGTACTCACTTTGCATCCAGCTCCTGCATCCTACATGCACCGCCAGTGTCGATGGAGATCGTCTATATAAAGGACGCGGGTCTCGGTGTGAGCACATCGCCTCATCGATCACAGCCATTGCTTgccagagagagagtgagagagacacCTGTGTTTTTAAGCGAGAAGGAAGCTAAGCTAGCTAGCcacaagaagtagaagaagacgcAGCAGAAGAAGCACAAAACTTGGAAAATTTTGAGGTGGGGAGAGATCGAGAGGACCATGGGCATGGGGTGGAAAGTTGTGAACGATGTGAAGCCGTACCTGGCGATGGTGCTGCTGCAGGTGGGGTTCGCCGGGATGTACATCATCGCCGTGGCGTCCCTCAAGGCCGGGATGAGCCACTTCGTCCTCGTCGTCTACCGTAACCTCGTCGCCACCGCCGTCATGATGCCCTTCGCCATCTACTTCGAGAGGTACGTACGTGCAGTGCATCATGCACCACTCTCCGTACATCGTGTCGTCGGTACGTACGTGCGGTGCATCATGGGTTCGCCCGCATACATATTCATCACACCGATGGGTGCATGCAAGTGTAACCGAGCGTGCATGCATGTCACTGCTGGCCAATTTTTTCCTCGACAAACATCCGGTAGAGGATCAAGATCAACGGGTAAACACACATCTATATCCGCTCACACTTTTGCATGATGTGAGCCTCTACACACTGCAGATCGGTTGGAGGGATCGGCAAGTCATCAGTCATCACACGTACTACAGGAGATGTAACAATGATCTTAATTAGCTAGTCTATGATTCGGACAGATGTTCCCATGAATTAATGTACTCCAGCGTTCACTTTTAGTTAGTTAGAAAAACTTTCCACTTAGCTAGGGACAACTGAACAAACAGATCTATCCAAAAGGAAGATAATGGGAAGATTAACAAGGTCAACTTGCCAAACGTGCACCCCCACGATCGAGCAAACACACACGTACAATTCGTTCGGTTCATTCTCATTTTTGTCTCATTTAGGTGGTGCAACCTGCACAACCAGCACTCGTGGATCCTAATCCTGTAAAGCATTGTACATGCATCTTGATACCTTATTCTATTTTGTACCAGCAAGATAGCTAGCTTTCCCGCCTTTACGTACCTCTCGGCTCTCATCATATGCAGCATCTAGTACTATATATGGATGGATCAATCAGAATATCAGAGTGCATTAATTAGCAGAAGTAGAAAATGACACATAAGCAGGTATATGTGGCTAACTAACAGGCCTGTGTGCGGTATGTGTGTTCACGTACGTGTAAACGCACTTGGACGACCTCCACTTAGCCAGTGTGCCCTGATTGGCCACTGGTGGAGGTCCTACCATGCATGGAACCAACATGTCAGCTGGAAGCATACATAGTTGATATATTTCTCTGTATTCAAATAATTGTAGTTAAAAAAAACTAGTCTAGTTTTTTTCAACTATAATTATttttgaacggagggagtagatactaGTCTTATGCAATTCCATCCATTCATGCAATGCAATTTCATACTACGTATAGTTCGATTGATTGTTATCCAAATCATGATTTCATAAATGATCACTAGCTAATTGTGTATTTGTTCCAACAATTAACATATGCAGGGGACTGaggccaaagatgacaatcaccatcttcatcaagaTCATGGGGCTTGCATTTCTCGAGTATGTACACCGTTAATTGTTTGACCGTCCATTCATGCATGGCAATCAAAAGCACATAACCCTTACTTGATTGCTGACTGATGTGATGTTTTACATGGGTCTCTCAGGCCTGTGATTGACCAGAACCTGTACTTCATGGGCGCGAAGATGACCTCGGCAGGATTCGCGACGGCGCTCGTCAACATCCTCCCGGCTGTCACCTTCGTGCTGGCCCTCATCCTGCGCATGGAGAAGGTGCGGCTGCGGAGCCTCCACAGTCAGGCCAAGATCGCCGGCACGCTCCTCACAGTGGCCGGCGCGGTGCTGATGGTCCTGTACCACGGCCCCATCGTACAGTTCCCGTGGACCAAGGGCCAGCACCACGCTACCGCCAGTGGCCAGGGCGCCGGTGGCGCAGCAGCCGCGCGGGACTGGCTGAACGGGACTATCATGGTCATCATCGCCTGCGTGGCCTGGGCGTGCTTCTTCATCCTCCAGTCCAACACCCTCCAGAGCTACCCGGCGGAGCTGTCGCTCACCGTTCTCATCTGCGGCATGGGCTCGCTCATGAGCGGTGCCATCGCCCTCGTCGCCGAGCGCGCCAACACTCAGGCGTGGGTCATTGGCTTCGACACCCGCCTCTTCACCGCCGTCTATGCCGGCATCGTGTGTTCCGGCGTGGCGTACTACGTGCAGGGCATCGTGTCGAAGCAAAGGGGGCCGGTGTTTGTCACGGCATTCAACCCGCTCTGCATGATCATAACCGCCATCTTGGGCTCCATCATTCTCAAGGAGGAGATCAATCTCGGAAGGTACATAAATTTGTGCTGCCACCACATCAAGATTAATGTGGATGTAGAGCAACAGTACTAATGATCTCATTTCATTGTTGCATTCAGTGTGATTGGTGCCGTGATCATCGTTGGAGGCCTCTACTTTCTCATCTGGGGCAAGAGCAAGGACGAGATCAGCaaagccggcggcagcagcaaggGCGCCGGCGAGCTGCCCTTAACCTCCATGACCAACGGCCACGCCAGcgtcagcagcaagcaagaactcGGCAACGGGAACGGCGGCCATGTCATTGGCGTGGAGACGCCGGCAGCCAATGGACACTACTAGTCAAAGGCATCGATTGGAGTAGCTATACTCCAATACATACGATCATCGATCCGTCTGTCTATATTTTTCCTGGTATAATGCATATATGGTCCATCGATCACGTATGGAGGCCAATTTTTCCTACATTTTCTTCTTCTGGTCAGCTTCTCGCTAGCTACGTCCCAGTCATGTCATGTGAGAGTTAGAGAAGATCAGCGAGTGGTGGATGTAGCAAGTGTAACGGATGAGACCAGTAGTGACGTACGTCTCCGGATCGCTTGCTTAATTTAATCACACCTGCTTTGCTTAACTGGTGCTTCAACTGATTAACTATCTTTACTTGTGACTAGCTAGTTCATTATTCTCATTATTGATGGAAAGAGTCCAAATGTGCTTTAGCCTTTGAGAGAAGGACGTCATCGCATGCAACTCACACTTCGCATTTCCAATCTACTGTTTGTGTCTTTAGGCCTCTTCCACTGTACAAGTGCTTAGATGACCTGCTAAGCACATTAAACACTTAACCAATTCAAGTACTTA
This genomic stretch from Hordeum vulgare subsp. vulgare chromosome 6H, MorexV3_pseudomolecules_assembly, whole genome shotgun sequence harbors:
- the LOC123402236 gene encoding WAT1-related protein At1g44800-like, with product MGMGWKVVNDVKPYLAMVLLQVGFAGMYIIAVASLKAGMSHFVLVVYRNLVATAVMMPFAIYFERGLRPKMTITIFIKIMGLAFLEPVIDQNLYFMGAKMTSAGFATALVNILPAVTFVLALILRMEKVRLRSLHSQAKIAGTLLTVAGAVLMVLYHGPIVQFPWTKGQHHATASGQGAGGAAAARDWLNGTIMVIIACVAWACFFILQSNTLQSYPAELSLTVLICGMGSLMSGAIALVAERANTQAWVIGFDTRLFTAVYAGIVCSGVAYYVQGIVSKQRGPVFVTAFNPLCMIITAILGSIILKEEINLGSVIGAVIIVGGLYFLIWGKSKDEISKAGGSSKGAGELPLTSMTNGHASVSSKQELGNGNGGHVIGVETPAANGHY